The following coding sequences lie in one Lolium perenne isolate Kyuss_39 chromosome 2, Kyuss_2.0, whole genome shotgun sequence genomic window:
- the LOC127334707 gene encoding large ribosomal subunit protein P2A, whose amino-acid sequence MKYIAAYLLAYLGGNSCPSAEDLTSTLESVGCEIDAERLELLLSQVKGKDITELLAAGRERFTSVPSGGGGAVVAAAAPTSGGAAPAAESKKEEKVVEKEESDDDMGFSLFD is encoded by the exons atgaagtacaTCGCTGCCTACCTGCTTGCCTACCTCGGTGGCAACTCCTGCCCCTCTGCAGAGGACCTGACCTCAACCCTGGAGTCAG TTGGTTGTGAAATCGATGCTGAGAGGCTGGAACTCTTGCTGTCCCAAGTGAAGGGCAAGGACATCACTGAGCTCTTGGCTGCTGGTAGGGAGAGGTTCACTTCAGTtccaagcggtggtggtggtgctgttgTCGCAGCAGCTGCTCCCACCAGTGGCGGTGCTGCTCCTGCAGCTGAGTCCAAGAAGGAAGAGAAGGTCGTTGAGAAGGAAGAGAGTGATGAT GACATGGGTTTCAGCCTGTTTGACTAA